A region from the Brassica napus cultivar Da-Ae chromosome C8, Da-Ae, whole genome shotgun sequence genome encodes:
- the LOC111209128 gene encoding uncharacterized protein LOC111209128 produces the protein MATDYNRADDFLFSQRQESTSGAHKYGGLVPKKKPLISQNHKRAFFDSADWALHKQEASVDERTIAAIENLRPKLQRTPRKQLPLRRPTCATGQENLADSSF, from the exons ATGGCGACTGATTACAACAGAGCTGacgatttcttattttctcAACGACAAGAG TCTACCTCTGGTGCTCACAAATACGGAGGACTTGTGCCAAAGAAAAAGCCACTTATCTCGCAG AATCACAAACGTGCTTTCTTTGATTCAGCAGATTGGGCTTTACACAAG CAAGAAGCAAGTGTAGATGAGAGAACAATAGCGGCAATAGAAAACTTAAGACCCAAATTACAG aGAACGCCTCGAAAGCAACTTCCTCTTAGAAGACCCACCTGTGCAACTGGACAAGAGAATTTG GCAGATTCGAGCTTTTAA